A single window of Nocardioides baekrokdamisoli DNA harbors:
- a CDS encoding crotonase/enoyl-CoA hydratase family protein gives MSESSTSESHEPTQPHLLTELRGHTLIVTMNRPESRNALSGEMLGLMEQAWERANNDPEVRVVILTGAGGYFCAGADLKAMSKDAPGDKFASGAFDPSIIKSLLKGFRLTKPLIAAVEGPAIAGGTEILQATDIRIAGESAKFGVSEVKWGLYPLGGSAVRLPRQIPYTIAAELLLTGRHVLAAEAKEIGLIGRIVPDGEALTAALEVADLIAANGPLAVQAVLKTIRDSEGKHENECWKDDATVGAAVFASNDAKEGPRSFAERRKPNFSGS, from the coding sequence ATGAGCGAGTCATCCACGAGCGAGTCGCACGAGCCGACCCAGCCGCATCTCCTGACCGAACTCCGCGGACACACCCTCATCGTCACGATGAACCGTCCCGAGTCCCGCAACGCCCTCTCGGGCGAGATGTTGGGGCTGATGGAGCAAGCCTGGGAACGGGCCAACAATGACCCCGAGGTACGCGTCGTCATCCTGACCGGCGCCGGCGGCTACTTCTGCGCAGGCGCAGACCTCAAGGCGATGTCGAAGGACGCACCGGGCGACAAGTTCGCCTCCGGCGCCTTCGATCCGTCGATCATCAAGTCGCTGCTCAAGGGCTTCCGATTGACCAAGCCGCTGATCGCTGCCGTCGAGGGCCCGGCGATCGCGGGCGGCACCGAGATCCTGCAGGCGACTGACATCCGGATCGCCGGCGAGTCGGCCAAGTTCGGCGTATCCGAGGTCAAGTGGGGCCTCTACCCGCTGGGCGGTTCGGCCGTACGCCTGCCCCGGCAGATCCCGTACACGATCGCTGCCGAACTGTTGCTGACCGGGCGCCACGTCCTGGCTGCCGAGGCCAAGGAGATCGGCCTCATCGGCCGGATCGTCCCCGACGGCGAGGCGTTGACCGCCGCGCTCGAGGTCGCCGACCTGATCGCCGCGAACGGCCCGCTGGCCGTCCAGGCTGTGCTGAAGACAATCCGCGACTCCGAGGGCAAGCACGAGAACGAGTGCTGGAAGGACGATGCCACCGTCGGCGCAGCAGTGTTCGCAAGCAACGATGCCAAGGAAGGGCCGCGTTCGTTCGCCGAGCGCCGCAAGCCCAACTTCAGCGGCAGCTGA
- a CDS encoding acyl-CoA synthetase, which translates to MARNIADLFEHAVDAAPDKPAVQVGDRGVTFAELEAESNKLAHFLSSRGIGAGDHVGLYSKNSAEHVIALLAIFKVRAVAININYRYVAGELEYIFDNADLVGLVHDEVYAPLVAEVAPKFAKLKTIVAVPSPVDEIGDDEFALIQSYGGVLLADAAEGQSDARDFGPRSADDIHIIYTGGTTGFPKGVMWRHEDFWRVLGGGIDFMSGDYLEEYDQSEKAKQPGLVTLPLSPLMHGGAQAALLMHLFAGTVTILEPRFDPVKTWEIIDKYGVHMMFMTGDAMARPLIDAYEAGRADGTPFSGQTLFAIASSAAIFSKPVKERWMKAFPNAVFTDSVGSTETGFQGTGLQDASALSTDGPVITAGAHTAVLDEDGRPIDIHDPKNIGCVGLTARKGHVPVGYYGDPEKSAKTFVEIDGERHSIPGDMARVEGEGRLTLLGRGSNCINTGGEKVYPEEVEAAIKFHPDIYDTLVVGLPDETYGQTVAAVVQPTPGATIELEELRTFLRTHLSGYKLPRVLAIVDEIPRNAAGKAQYPRAKEIALATISTGASA; encoded by the coding sequence ATGGCCCGCAACATTGCCGATCTGTTCGAGCACGCCGTTGACGCTGCACCTGACAAGCCTGCAGTGCAGGTCGGAGACCGTGGGGTCACCTTTGCCGAGCTCGAGGCGGAGTCCAACAAACTCGCCCATTTCCTGAGCAGTCGTGGCATCGGCGCCGGCGACCATGTCGGCCTGTACTCCAAGAACTCTGCCGAGCACGTGATCGCGCTGCTCGCGATCTTCAAGGTCCGCGCCGTCGCGATCAACATCAACTACCGCTACGTCGCCGGGGAACTCGAATACATCTTCGACAACGCCGATCTGGTCGGCCTCGTCCACGACGAGGTGTACGCCCCGCTCGTTGCCGAGGTCGCGCCGAAGTTCGCGAAGCTCAAGACGATCGTCGCGGTGCCCAGCCCGGTTGATGAGATCGGTGACGACGAGTTCGCGTTGATCCAGTCGTACGGCGGTGTCCTCCTGGCCGATGCGGCGGAGGGCCAGTCCGACGCCCGGGACTTCGGGCCGCGCAGCGCCGACGACATCCACATCATCTACACCGGCGGCACCACCGGATTCCCCAAGGGCGTCATGTGGCGCCACGAGGACTTCTGGCGCGTGCTGGGTGGCGGCATCGACTTCATGAGCGGCGACTACCTCGAGGAGTACGACCAGTCCGAGAAGGCGAAGCAGCCCGGGCTCGTCACGCTGCCGCTCAGCCCGCTGATGCACGGCGGCGCGCAGGCAGCCCTCCTGATGCACCTGTTCGCCGGCACCGTCACGATCCTGGAACCGCGATTCGACCCGGTGAAGACCTGGGAGATCATCGACAAGTACGGCGTCCACATGATGTTCATGACGGGCGATGCCATGGCTCGCCCGCTGATCGACGCGTACGAGGCGGGCCGCGCGGACGGTACGCCGTTCAGTGGCCAGACGCTCTTCGCGATCGCCTCGAGCGCGGCGATCTTCTCCAAGCCGGTCAAGGAGCGGTGGATGAAGGCATTCCCCAACGCGGTCTTCACCGATTCCGTGGGCTCGACGGAGACCGGTTTCCAGGGGACCGGCCTGCAGGACGCCAGCGCGCTGTCCACCGATGGCCCGGTCATCACCGCGGGTGCGCACACGGCGGTCCTCGATGAGGATGGCCGGCCGATCGACATCCACGACCCGAAGAACATCGGGTGTGTGGGCCTCACCGCACGCAAGGGTCACGTCCCCGTCGGCTACTACGGCGACCCCGAGAAGTCAGCCAAGACGTTCGTGGAGATCGACGGCGAGCGTCACTCCATCCCCGGGGACATGGCGCGGGTCGAGGGTGAAGGTCGCCTCACATTGCTGGGACGCGGCTCCAACTGCATCAACACCGGTGGGGAGAAGGTCTACCCGGAGGAGGTTGAGGCGGCGATCAAGTTCCACCCCGACATCTACGACACCCTCGTCGTCGGACTGCCTGATGAGACCTACGGCCAGACCGTCGCAGCCGTCGTGCAGCCCACGCCCGGCGCGACGATCGAGCTGGAGGAGTTGCGCACCTTCCTGCGTACGCACTTGTCGGGCTACAAGCTGCCGCGCGTCCTCGCGATCGTCGACGAGATTCCGCGCAACGCCGCCGGCAAGGCGCAGTACCCCCGGGCCAAGGAAATCGCTCTGGCCACCATCTCGACAGGAGCTTCTGCCTGA
- a CDS encoding NAD(P)H-dependent flavin oxidoreductase — translation MHTDLCERFGIQYPIFAFTPSEHVAAAVSRAGGLGVLGCVRFNDPAELDKTLDWLDANTDGKPYGVDVVMPMKVPTEGTSTDLKSYIPADHISFVERTLQQLGVPPLPEGEGREGVLGWLHSVARSHVDIALSHRPVLIANALGSPPVDVINQAHEAGVLVAALAGAAKHAQSHVTNGVDIIIAQGYEAGGHTGEIASMVLTPEIVDAVGPNVPVLGAGGIGRGRQVAASLALGAQGVWTGSVWLTTAEYQNLNTNKGMTEAFLRATSADTVRTKVYTGKPARLLKTKWTEAWAAEDAPSPLPMPLQNLLVADAHNRMNAHGDPDVISMPVGQIVGTMNEVRPVADVMADLVAEFEATVDRLDKIR, via the coding sequence ATGCACACCGACCTCTGCGAGCGTTTCGGGATCCAGTACCCGATCTTCGCCTTCACTCCGTCCGAGCACGTGGCCGCCGCGGTGTCGCGTGCCGGTGGTCTGGGTGTGCTGGGCTGCGTACGCTTCAACGACCCGGCCGAACTCGACAAGACCCTCGACTGGCTGGACGCGAACACCGACGGCAAGCCGTACGGCGTCGACGTCGTGATGCCGATGAAGGTCCCGACCGAGGGCACCTCGACGGACCTCAAGTCCTACATCCCGGCTGATCACATCAGCTTCGTCGAGCGGACGCTGCAGCAGTTGGGTGTTCCGCCGCTTCCGGAGGGTGAGGGTCGCGAGGGCGTACTCGGCTGGCTGCACTCGGTCGCGCGTTCGCACGTCGACATCGCCCTGTCTCACCGGCCGGTGCTGATCGCGAATGCCCTCGGGTCGCCGCCGGTGGATGTCATCAACCAGGCTCACGAGGCCGGTGTCCTCGTCGCGGCGCTGGCGGGTGCTGCCAAGCACGCGCAGTCGCATGTGACCAACGGCGTCGACATCATCATCGCCCAGGGCTACGAGGCGGGCGGGCACACCGGCGAGATCGCCTCGATGGTGCTCACGCCGGAGATCGTCGACGCCGTCGGGCCGAATGTCCCTGTGCTCGGTGCCGGCGGGATCGGTCGCGGCCGTCAGGTCGCGGCGTCCCTCGCCCTGGGCGCCCAGGGCGTCTGGACCGGGTCGGTCTGGCTGACCACTGCCGAGTACCAGAACCTGAACACGAACAAGGGCATGACCGAGGCGTTCCTGCGTGCGACCAGCGCGGACACGGTGCGTACGAAGGTCTACACTGGCAAGCCAGCGCGGTTGCTCAAGACCAAGTGGACCGAGGCCTGGGCGGCCGAGGACGCACCGTCGCCGCTGCCGATGCCGCTGCAGAACCTGCTCGTGGCCGACGCGCACAACCGGATGAATGCCCACGGTGATCCGGACGTGATCTCGATGCCGGTGGGTCAGATCGTCGGCACGATGAACGAGGTACGACCGGTGGCCGACGTGATGGCTGACCTGGTCGCCGAGTTCGAGGCGACAGTCGATCGCCTGGACAAGATTCGCTGA
- a CDS encoding cellulase family glycosylhydrolase: protein MTRGVWRRLGVLVAALGLLAAPAARAVPGGASIGSAGVWMTDAAGRVVILHGLNQVYKVAPYTPSAGGFSDDDAAFLAANGFNAMRLGVIWAAVEPRPGAYDDAYLASLSQTVQTLARHGIVSLLDFHQDLYNEEFQGEGAPAWATQDGGLLNPPLGFPGNYFANLAENHAWDAFWGSAPAPDGRGLQDHYVGAVAHVASYFRGVPSVAGYEVMNEPWPGTAWALCLNPLLGCPLFDATLSAFNAKAVSAVRAADSGHLIWTEPNVLFNQGMPTNVTAFGSGTGFAFHDYCGVQSLLGNNLSCPLQDALTFHNAATYSSSRRVPPLLTEFGATNDLSNLTEVENYADQNRMSWLEWAYTGNDKTSSSSSGQALVYDPSQPPVGANVNAAKLQVLARPYPQAVAGVPGAWSWANGVFALTYSTARADGVGSFGAGSETDISAPAVAFPHGYTVSVAGARVTSAPNAATLRLALLPGASTVTVSVRAN, encoded by the coding sequence ATGACCAGGGGCGTCTGGCGGCGGCTCGGGGTGCTGGTGGCAGCCCTCGGACTGCTGGCAGCGCCCGCTGCTCGGGCAGTGCCCGGCGGTGCGTCGATCGGATCGGCCGGAGTCTGGATGACGGATGCGGCCGGCCGGGTGGTGATCCTGCACGGACTGAATCAGGTCTACAAGGTGGCGCCGTACACGCCGTCCGCTGGCGGATTCAGCGACGACGACGCAGCCTTCCTGGCAGCCAACGGCTTCAACGCGATGCGCCTGGGAGTCATCTGGGCCGCCGTCGAACCTCGCCCAGGCGCGTACGACGACGCCTATCTGGCCTCGCTCTCCCAGACGGTCCAGACCCTCGCCCGCCACGGGATCGTCTCGCTGCTCGACTTCCACCAGGACCTCTACAACGAGGAGTTCCAAGGGGAAGGTGCGCCCGCCTGGGCCACCCAGGACGGCGGGCTGCTGAATCCGCCCCTGGGCTTCCCGGGCAACTACTTCGCCAACCTTGCGGAGAACCACGCCTGGGACGCCTTCTGGGGCAGTGCGCCGGCGCCTGACGGCCGCGGGCTCCAGGACCACTATGTCGGTGCCGTGGCGCACGTGGCGTCGTACTTCCGGGGCGTCCCATCGGTCGCCGGTTACGAGGTCATGAATGAGCCGTGGCCCGGTACGGCCTGGGCGTTGTGTCTGAATCCGCTGCTCGGTTGCCCGCTGTTCGACGCCACCCTGTCGGCCTTCAATGCCAAGGCCGTCAGTGCCGTACGCGCCGCCGACAGCGGACACCTGATCTGGACCGAACCGAATGTGCTGTTCAACCAGGGCATGCCGACCAACGTCACTGCGTTCGGGTCGGGCACTGGGTTCGCGTTCCACGACTACTGCGGAGTCCAGTCGCTCCTCGGCAACAACCTCAGCTGTCCGTTGCAGGATGCGTTGACGTTCCACAACGCCGCGACGTACTCCTCGAGCCGCCGGGTCCCGCCACTGCTGACCGAGTTCGGTGCCACGAACGACCTGTCGAATCTCACCGAGGTCGAGAACTACGCCGACCAGAACCGGATGAGCTGGCTCGAATGGGCCTACACCGGCAACGACAAGACGAGTTCGTCCTCGTCGGGGCAGGCGCTGGTCTATGACCCATCGCAGCCTCCGGTCGGGGCCAACGTGAACGCCGCGAAGCTCCAGGTGCTCGCTCGGCCGTACCCGCAGGCTGTCGCCGGTGTCCCAGGCGCATGGTCGTGGGCCAACGGTGTCTTCGCACTGACGTACTCGACCGCGCGTGCGGACGGCGTGGGTTCCTTCGGTGCCGGGTCCGAGACCGACATCTCGGCACCCGCAGTGGCCTTCCCGCACGGCTACACGGTGAGTGTCGCCGGCGCGCGGGTCACCTCCGCGCCGAACGCGGCCACGCTGCGCCTTGCGCTGCTGCCGGGAGCTTCAACCGTGACGGTGTCCGTACGCGCGAATTAG
- a CDS encoding trypsin-like serine peptidase: MTRLRVLAALLASAVYAVVPASARASTAYAPDGVLFYPSLAGLLPALGGPHFCSATVVHSAGHDLVITAAHCVFGAGPGTEFVPGFRDGRAPYGVWSVASIHVDPGWQSGQNPTRDVAVLTIAPLNGRQVEDVVGARPLGLPVIGAATTVRGYPMTAGVPSACTSRLTLTAGFPTVACPAGGMTDGVSGGAFVQSGRVVGVIGGLQQGGCTATVNYSSPFGAWTSRLLNRAQAHAAGDLALPGFLANACP; this comes from the coding sequence GTGACGCGTCTTCGGGTGCTGGCGGCCCTGCTTGCGAGTGCTGTCTACGCGGTCGTTCCGGCGTCGGCCCGGGCGTCGACCGCGTACGCGCCGGACGGGGTGTTGTTCTACCCGAGCCTGGCCGGGCTGCTGCCGGCGCTGGGCGGGCCGCACTTCTGCTCCGCCACGGTGGTCCATTCAGCCGGTCACGATCTGGTCATCACCGCAGCGCACTGCGTGTTCGGCGCCGGACCGGGGACGGAGTTCGTGCCCGGGTTCCGCGACGGCCGGGCCCCGTACGGCGTGTGGTCGGTGGCGAGCATCCACGTCGACCCGGGCTGGCAGTCAGGGCAGAATCCGACGCGCGATGTCGCAGTGCTGACCATCGCTCCTTTGAACGGCCGCCAGGTCGAGGACGTGGTGGGCGCACGGCCGCTGGGGCTGCCGGTGATCGGCGCGGCGACGACGGTACGCGGCTATCCGATGACGGCCGGCGTGCCGAGCGCGTGCACTAGCCGGCTGACCCTGACCGCAGGCTTTCCGACGGTCGCCTGCCCTGCCGGCGGGATGACCGACGGCGTCAGTGGTGGCGCCTTCGTCCAGAGCGGCCGGGTCGTCGGTGTGATCGGTGGACTGCAGCAGGGTGGCTGCACGGCGACCGTCAACTACTCCTCGCCGTTCGGCGCGTGGACGAGTCGGCTCCTCAACCGCGCGCAGGCGCACGCCGCCGGAGATCTGGCGCTGCCCGGCTTCCTCGCGAATGCCTGTCCATGA
- a CDS encoding acyl-CoA dehydrogenase family protein, translated as MDFTFSSEQDEAAALAAQIFGDLTTVERQRAVESGGDRFDADLWRAVADAGLISLPIAEEYGGAGLGLIEACRVLVEAGRTVAPIPLAPVYAATAAIGAYGSDNQRSRWLPGIADGTSIIVPALAEDLDAQPVHPTTVATSGPDGWSLTGTKTVVRAGTRAAAYLVTASTTDGSAVFVVQAGATGVSVEAQRTTDGDVAGLVTLTGASAEILGAADAARVLAELVTIAASAEMVGIAEGSLALTTAYAKEREQFERPIATFQSVAHRLADGHIDLLFGSLTLWQAVWRLSEGLDSALEVAEAALWAADISHRIAHSTVHIHGGVGIDLDGAAHRYYTAAKRFEFTAGGTTASALAVGRLLAAEPA; from the coding sequence ATGGACTTCACCTTCTCCTCCGAGCAGGACGAGGCGGCCGCGCTGGCTGCCCAGATCTTCGGCGATCTCACCACGGTCGAGCGCCAGCGTGCCGTCGAGTCCGGCGGCGACCGGTTCGACGCCGACCTGTGGCGTGCGGTCGCGGACGCCGGCTTGATCTCGCTGCCGATCGCTGAGGAGTACGGCGGCGCCGGACTCGGCCTGATCGAGGCCTGCCGGGTCCTCGTCGAAGCCGGGCGTACGGTCGCACCGATCCCGCTGGCCCCTGTGTACGCAGCAACGGCAGCGATCGGTGCGTACGGCTCGGACAACCAGCGCAGCCGCTGGCTCCCCGGGATCGCAGACGGCACCTCGATCATCGTCCCGGCACTCGCGGAGGACCTGGACGCGCAGCCGGTCCATCCGACGACTGTCGCGACGAGCGGACCTGACGGGTGGAGCCTGACCGGGACCAAGACCGTCGTACGCGCTGGCACTCGCGCGGCCGCGTACCTGGTGACTGCCTCCACCACCGACGGCTCGGCCGTCTTCGTGGTCCAGGCCGGGGCCACCGGCGTCTCGGTCGAGGCGCAGCGTACGACTGATGGCGACGTGGCCGGACTGGTCACTCTCACCGGTGCCTCCGCCGAGATCCTCGGTGCGGCAGACGCCGCCCGCGTGCTCGCTGAACTCGTCACCATCGCCGCCTCGGCGGAGATGGTCGGCATCGCCGAAGGCTCGCTTGCGCTCACCACCGCGTACGCCAAGGAGCGCGAGCAGTTCGAGCGCCCGATCGCCACGTTCCAGTCGGTGGCTCACCGGCTGGCCGACGGACACATCGACCTGCTGTTCGGCTCACTCACACTGTGGCAAGCGGTCTGGCGGCTCTCCGAGGGCCTCGACTCTGCGCTCGAGGTGGCCGAAGCAGCCCTGTGGGCTGCGGACATCAGCCACCGGATCGCGCACTCCACCGTCCACATCCACGGCGGCGTCGGCATTGATCTCGACGGAGCCGCACACCGCTATTACACGGCGGCGAAGCGGTTCGAGTTCACCGCTGGAGGTACGACTGCGTCGGCGCTGGCCGTCGGTCGGCTGCTGGCGGCCGAGCCGGCCTGA
- a CDS encoding acyl-CoA dehydrogenase family protein: MRVALTPEQERLRSELREYFAALVTPEIRAGLAASTGEFGDTSVYKSVIRQLGTDGWLGIGWPEEYGGQNRSMIDQLIFTDVAGVAGVPVPHLTLNTVGPTIMKFGSDEQKDFFLPKILAGELHFSIGYSEPGSGTDLASLKTRAVLDEGTGEWVINGQKMWTSLIQYADWLWMACRTEPDQPRHRGLSLILVPTSAAGFSYTPVHTVASVHTSATYYEDVRVPAENIIGERGGGWKLMTNQLNRERVALTSSAALVHSIELVRDWAQSTKTSTGDRVIDQQWVQVLLGRAQARTDALTLVNWKLASEIDTLNPADASATKVFGSELAVEVYRSLMEIVGPSAGVAADSPGAVLAGRLERYFRSSLVMTFGGGTNEIQRDIIGYVGLGLPAAKR; encoded by the coding sequence ATGCGGGTAGCCCTGACACCAGAACAAGAGCGGCTTCGTTCCGAGCTTCGCGAGTATTTTGCCGCGCTCGTGACGCCGGAGATCCGGGCGGGGCTGGCTGCCTCCACCGGCGAGTTCGGCGACACCAGCGTCTACAAGAGCGTGATCCGTCAGCTCGGCACCGACGGCTGGCTCGGCATCGGCTGGCCCGAGGAGTACGGCGGCCAGAACCGGTCGATGATCGATCAGCTGATCTTCACCGACGTCGCCGGGGTCGCCGGCGTACCGGTCCCCCACCTGACGCTCAACACGGTCGGCCCGACGATCATGAAGTTCGGGTCGGACGAGCAGAAGGACTTCTTCCTCCCCAAGATCCTTGCCGGGGAGCTGCACTTCTCGATCGGCTACTCCGAGCCCGGATCGGGCACCGACCTCGCCTCGCTCAAGACTCGCGCGGTCCTCGACGAGGGCACCGGCGAATGGGTCATCAACGGGCAGAAGATGTGGACCTCGTTGATCCAGTACGCCGACTGGCTCTGGATGGCGTGCCGCACCGAACCCGACCAGCCGCGCCACCGCGGACTGTCGCTGATCCTGGTGCCGACCTCGGCCGCCGGCTTCAGCTACACCCCGGTACACACAGTTGCGAGCGTGCACACCAGCGCGACCTACTACGAGGACGTACGCGTCCCGGCGGAGAACATCATCGGCGAGCGCGGCGGCGGCTGGAAGCTGATGACCAATCAGCTCAACCGCGAGCGAGTGGCCCTGACCTCCTCGGCCGCACTGGTGCACTCGATTGAGCTCGTCCGTGACTGGGCGCAGTCGACCAAGACGTCGACCGGCGACCGCGTGATCGATCAGCAGTGGGTCCAGGTGCTCCTCGGTCGGGCGCAGGCGCGTACCGATGCGCTCACGCTGGTCAACTGGAAGCTGGCTTCCGAGATCGACACCCTCAACCCGGCTGATGCGTCGGCCACCAAGGTGTTCGGCTCCGAACTCGCCGTCGAGGTCTACCGGTCCCTGATGGAGATCGTGGGCCCGAGCGCCGGCGTTGCCGCGGACTCCCCCGGTGCCGTGCTGGCCGGGCGGCTCGAGCGCTACTTCCGCTCCTCGCTGGTGATGACCTTCGGCGGCGGCACCAACGAGATCCAACGCGACATCATCGGGTACGTCGGCCTCGGCCTCCCCGCAGCGAAGCGCTGA
- a CDS encoding Rieske 2Fe-2S domain-containing protein produces the protein MSETRALDAGTAPERFARGWHCLGLERDFADGKPHAVEAFGGKLVVWADSKGAINVLDGYCRHMGGDLTQGFVKGDEVACPFHDWRWGGDGRCKQIPYARRVPLRARTHRYDVAIRNGQVLIWHDPENSAADHEILPPELPDVMTDKYTEWSWHTKEINGSHCRELIDNVADMAHFYYVHFAFPTSFRNVFEGHTATQFMESQGRPDHQDGAYGDENSFLKSVATYYGPSYMINWLEVDYKGFVTEVILVNCHLPTGPDSFTLQYAITVKKPEGLDEKTVNYIAEAYTNSFGSGFLQDVAIWENKVPVQNPLLCEDDGPVYQLRRWYEQFYVDAADVQPEMSERFEFEVDTTKANEFWHAEVAENLARRAAETEPAHDVATADVS, from the coding sequence ATGTCTGAGACCCGTGCACTTGACGCTGGCACCGCGCCGGAGCGATTCGCGCGTGGATGGCACTGTCTCGGCCTCGAGCGGGACTTCGCCGATGGCAAGCCGCACGCGGTCGAGGCCTTCGGCGGCAAGCTCGTCGTCTGGGCCGACTCGAAGGGCGCCATCAACGTGCTCGACGGCTACTGCCGTCACATGGGTGGCGACCTGACCCAGGGCTTCGTCAAGGGTGACGAGGTCGCCTGCCCGTTCCATGACTGGCGATGGGGCGGCGACGGTCGCTGCAAGCAGATCCCGTACGCCCGTCGCGTCCCGCTCCGCGCGCGTACGCACCGCTACGACGTCGCGATCCGCAACGGTCAGGTGCTCATCTGGCACGACCCGGAGAACTCGGCCGCCGACCACGAGATCCTGCCGCCGGAACTGCCCGACGTGATGACCGACAAGTACACGGAATGGTCGTGGCACACGAAGGAGATCAACGGCTCGCACTGTCGTGAGTTGATCGACAACGTCGCCGACATGGCGCACTTCTATTACGTGCACTTCGCGTTCCCGACCAGCTTCCGCAACGTCTTCGAGGGCCACACCGCGACCCAGTTCATGGAGTCGCAGGGCCGCCCGGACCACCAGGACGGTGCGTACGGCGACGAGAACTCGTTCCTGAAGTCGGTGGCCACGTACTACGGACCGTCGTACATGATCAACTGGCTCGAGGTCGACTACAAGGGCTTCGTCACCGAGGTGATCCTGGTGAACTGCCACCTTCCCACGGGCCCCGACAGCTTCACACTGCAGTACGCGATCACCGTCAAGAAGCCCGAAGGCCTCGATGAGAAGACGGTCAACTACATCGCCGAGGCGTACACGAACTCCTTCGGCAGCGGCTTCCTCCAGGACGTGGCGATCTGGGAGAACAAGGTGCCGGTCCAGAACCCGCTGCTGTGCGAGGACGACGGCCCGGTCTACCAGTTGCGTCGTTGGTACGAGCAGTTCTACGTCGACGCCGCTGACGTCCAGCCGGAGATGAGCGAGCGGTTCGAGTTCGAGGTCGACACCACCAAGGCCAACGAGTTCTGGCACGCGGAGGTCGCCGAGAACCTGGCGCGCAGGGCTGCTGAAACTGAGCCCGCTCACGACGTGGCCACCGCCGACGTGTCATGA